The following proteins are co-located in the Spinactinospora alkalitolerans genome:
- a CDS encoding FadR/GntR family transcriptional regulator, giving the protein MPLASTRRTGLVDQVISQLRTQIDSGEWSVGDRIPTESELSEQLEVGRNTVREAVRALAHAGLLEIRQGAGTFVRASSELGGALRRRLERSRLRENLEVRRALEMEAARLAALRHTDTDMADIDTAMGLRDAAWRERDMAAFVESDFTFHRAVVNATHNSLLIELYDDIAQVVYDSIAHTAHEEPAQDEGIDHRGLAEAIRAGDPERAMREAACYLDELLTLTQD; this is encoded by the coding sequence GTGCCCCTCGCTTCGACGCGTCGAACGGGACTCGTCGACCAGGTCATCAGCCAGTTGAGAACCCAGATCGATTCTGGCGAGTGGTCGGTCGGCGACCGCATCCCCACCGAGTCCGAGCTCTCCGAGCAACTGGAGGTCGGGCGCAACACCGTCCGCGAGGCGGTCCGCGCGCTCGCCCACGCCGGACTGCTGGAGATCCGCCAGGGGGCCGGCACGTTCGTGCGCGCCTCCAGCGAGCTCGGCGGAGCACTGCGCCGCAGGCTGGAGCGGTCCCGGCTGCGCGAGAACCTCGAGGTCCGGCGCGCACTGGAGATGGAGGCCGCGCGCCTGGCCGCCCTGCGCCACACCGACACCGACATGGCCGACATCGACACCGCGATGGGGCTGCGCGACGCCGCCTGGCGCGAGCGTGACATGGCGGCCTTCGTCGAGTCCGACTTCACCTTCCACCGCGCGGTCGTCAACGCCACGCACAATTCGCTGCTCATCGAGCTCTACGACGACATCGCGCAGGTGGTCTACGACAGCATCGCGCACACCGCCCACGAGGAGCCCGCCCAGGACGAGGGCATCGACCACCGCGGACTGGCCGAGGCCATCCGGGCCGGCGACCCCGAGCGCGCGATGCGCGAGGCCGCCTGCTACCTCGACGAACTGCTGACGCTGACCCAGGACTGA
- a CDS encoding Lrp/AsnC family transcriptional regulator — MLDAVDAALVRALQGDGRATYQALADGVGLSRTAVRARVRHLIAAGAIRIVGVLHAGVMGMEVFGHISFRVSGPVRPVMAELAHREAVTFAALTAGRFPAVAHVRVCDDAALAAELTELRGLPGVTGAEVFRGDTIVKDAYSSVRALREVGIDPLDWRLIRRLQVDGRASYAELARCVGLSQAAARSRVVRLIDAGVVHVTALIEPSAVGANEHLGFGLRCRGDAEAIAGRLGNLSGVSFVTTGFGRYDIVGSASAADRPTLVEALEAIRSCPEVTYAETWEHLSVAKERHRADGGSRTAEGRPREQAPLSRRRAAAGGRAGGEVAEERESAQ; from the coding sequence GTGCTCGATGCGGTCGATGCCGCGCTCGTCAGGGCGCTGCAGGGGGATGGAAGAGCTACGTACCAGGCGCTGGCCGACGGAGTCGGGCTGTCGCGCACGGCGGTTCGCGCCCGGGTCAGGCACCTGATCGCGGCCGGGGCGATCCGAATCGTCGGTGTGCTGCACGCGGGCGTCATGGGGATGGAGGTATTCGGACACATTTCATTTCGTGTTTCCGGTCCGGTTCGCCCGGTCATGGCCGAACTCGCCCACCGGGAGGCGGTCACGTTCGCCGCGCTGACCGCCGGACGCTTCCCCGCGGTGGCGCACGTGCGGGTCTGCGACGACGCGGCGCTGGCCGCGGAACTCACCGAGCTGCGCGGGCTCCCCGGTGTGACCGGGGCCGAGGTGTTCCGCGGCGACACGATCGTCAAGGACGCCTACTCGAGCGTGCGCGCGCTGCGCGAGGTCGGCATCGACCCGCTCGACTGGCGGCTCATCCGCCGGCTGCAGGTCGACGGGCGCGCGTCCTACGCCGAGCTCGCGCGCTGCGTGGGCCTGTCCCAGGCCGCGGCGCGCTCGCGGGTGGTCCGGCTGATCGACGCGGGCGTCGTCCACGTCACCGCCCTGATCGAGCCGTCGGCGGTGGGCGCCAACGAGCACCTCGGGTTCGGGCTGCGTTGCCGGGGCGACGCCGAGGCGATCGCCGGGCGACTGGGTAACCTGTCCGGGGTGTCCTTCGTGACCACCGGTTTCGGGCGCTACGACATCGTCGGCAGCGCCTCGGCCGCCGACCGGCCGACGCTGGTGGAGGCGCTGGAGGCCATCCGCTCCTGCCCCGAGGTGACCTACGCGGAGACGTGGGAGCACCTGTCGGTGGCCAAGGAGCGGCACCGGGCCGACGGCGGCTCCCGCACCGCCGAGGGGAGGCCGCGGGAGCAGGCGCCCCTCTCCCGGAGGCGGGCGGCCGCGGGCGGGAGGGCCGGGGGAGAGGTCGCAGAGGAGCGGGAATCCGCGCAGTGA
- a CDS encoding CPBP family intramembrane glutamic endopeptidase: MADPKPESQAESQPGPEAALQAPSSETPSARPAPQRRDPGSASAAPLTPGLIKAEILCVLALSLGAAAVSAAISFLGAVTAPGGLAQQSASLVDPQAAAEWPWLDLSRQVYSLVFAFAPVALVLYLLRRSHQSARTIGFDLRRPGHDLLTGPGLAALIGCGGLAVYVVSWQLGMTVTVRPSTLEEHWWQLPVLILQAVKNGVLEEVIVVGYLMLRLDQLGWSPVRAAVASSVLRAFYHLYQGVGMFFGNLVMGLVFCWFYRRYGRVMPLVIAHSVIDIVAFAGAVYLIGEVSWLPGG, encoded by the coding sequence ATGGCCGATCCCAAGCCCGAATCGCAGGCCGAATCGCAGCCCGGCCCCGAGGCCGCCCTCCAGGCCCCCTCGTCCGAGACGCCGTCCGCGCGACCCGCGCCGCAGCGGCGGGACCCGGGCTCCGCCTCCGCCGCGCCGCTGACGCCCGGCCTCATCAAGGCGGAGATCCTGTGCGTGCTCGCGCTGTCGCTGGGCGCCGCCGCCGTCTCCGCGGCGATCTCGTTCCTCGGAGCGGTCACCGCGCCGGGAGGGCTGGCCCAGCAGAGCGCGAGCCTGGTGGACCCGCAGGCCGCCGCGGAGTGGCCCTGGCTGGACCTGTCCCGCCAGGTGTACTCGCTGGTCTTCGCCTTCGCGCCCGTGGCGCTGGTGCTGTATCTGCTGCGCCGCAGCCACCAGTCGGCCCGCACCATCGGGTTCGACCTGCGCCGCCCCGGCCACGACCTCCTCACGGGCCCCGGCCTGGCCGCCCTCATCGGGTGCGGCGGGCTCGCGGTCTACGTGGTCTCCTGGCAGCTGGGCATGACCGTGACGGTGCGGCCCAGCACCCTGGAGGAGCACTGGTGGCAGTTGCCCGTCCTGATCCTGCAGGCCGTCAAGAACGGCGTGCTGGAGGAGGTCATCGTGGTGGGCTACCTGATGCTGCGCCTGGACCAGCTCGGCTGGTCGCCGGTGCGGGCCGCCGTGGCGAGCTCGGTGCTGCGCGCCTTCTACCACCTGTACCAGGGGGTGGGGATGTTCTTCGGCAACCTCGTGATGGGTCTGGTGTTCTGCTGGTTCTACCGCCGATACGGCCGGGTGATGCCGCTGGTGATCGCGCACTCCGTCATCGACATCGTGGCGTTCGCCGGGGCGGTCTACCTGATCGGTGAGGTGAGCTGGCTGCCGGGCGGATGA
- a CDS encoding RraA family protein has translation MGTAALTRCGARPLGAHLFPVWPGAAFAATALPVRCAPGDNLALHVAVAQAAPGSALVVDVAGEPEYGYVDEILAVAARMRDVAGIVIDGCVRDVGAIARCGLPLVSAGVSVREPSHDAGGAVGQEVLMGTDSLPTPVRRGDWVVADDDGVVCLPRGRVAAIVADAVDSVSRDQEVLDALCSGRSTLDVLNLDPSRVTGWHGRAVPAESSAERAG, from the coding sequence ATGGGCACGGCGGCGCTCACGCGATGCGGAGCGCGCCCGCTCGGTGCGCACCTGTTCCCGGTCTGGCCGGGCGCGGCCTTCGCCGCCACGGCGCTGCCCGTGCGGTGCGCTCCGGGCGACAACCTCGCGCTGCACGTGGCAGTGGCGCAGGCGGCCCCCGGCAGCGCGCTGGTGGTCGACGTCGCCGGCGAGCCGGAGTACGGCTACGTCGACGAGATCCTCGCCGTCGCAGCGCGGATGCGCGACGTGGCCGGCATCGTCATCGACGGCTGCGTGCGCGACGTGGGCGCGATCGCCCGCTGCGGGCTCCCCCTCGTCAGCGCCGGGGTCTCGGTGCGCGAACCCAGCCACGACGCCGGGGGAGCGGTCGGCCAGGAGGTGCTCATGGGCACCGACTCCCTGCCCACCCCGGTGCGCCGCGGCGACTGGGTGGTCGCCGACGACGACGGCGTGGTCTGCCTGCCCCGCGGCCGGGTCGCCGCGATCGTCGCCGACGCGGTGGACTCGGTCTCCCGCGACCAGGAGGTGCTGGACGCCCTGTGCTCGGGCCGCAGCACCCTGGACGTGCTCAACCTCGACCCCTCCCGGGTCACCGGCTGGCACGGCCGAGCCGTCCCGGCCGAGAGCTCCGCGGAGCGGGCGGGGTAG
- a CDS encoding ABC transporter permease, which translates to MAWAWCRAVAQYPLSLALLTLAQAAASGLELAALFFVFGHAGRLAGFGLHEALLIYGLSGVAFCLADLLMGSVERLGEHVRSGAFDTMLVRPVSPLVQLATDGFSPRRLGKVAPSAATLAWALVELDIEWTPERALLLPVLICSGVAVCAALWIIGACVQFFVAEAREVANSVTYGGQALTEYPLAVYGRDVVRAVTFLVPLAFVSWQPALYLLDWPDPLGMAEWLRFASPGVAVVLCLLAALVWRTGLRHYRSTGS; encoded by the coding sequence CTGGCCTGGGCCTGGTGTCGCGCCGTGGCGCAGTACCCGCTGTCGCTGGCGCTGCTGACCCTGGCCCAGGCCGCGGCCTCCGGGCTGGAACTGGCCGCGCTGTTCTTCGTGTTCGGCCACGCAGGGCGCCTCGCCGGGTTCGGGCTGCACGAGGCGCTGCTGATCTACGGGCTGTCGGGCGTGGCGTTCTGCCTGGCCGACCTGCTCATGGGGTCGGTGGAGCGGCTGGGCGAGCACGTGCGCAGCGGCGCCTTCGACACGATGCTGGTGCGCCCGGTCTCGCCGCTGGTCCAGCTCGCCACCGACGGGTTCTCGCCGCGGCGCCTGGGCAAGGTCGCGCCGAGCGCGGCCACGCTGGCCTGGGCGCTGGTGGAGCTGGACATCGAGTGGACGCCGGAGCGCGCGCTGCTGCTGCCGGTGCTGATCTGCTCCGGGGTCGCCGTCTGCGCCGCGCTGTGGATCATCGGCGCGTGCGTGCAGTTCTTCGTCGCCGAGGCCCGCGAGGTCGCCAACTCGGTGACCTACGGCGGGCAGGCGCTGACCGAGTACCCCCTGGCCGTCTACGGCCGCGACGTGGTGCGCGCGGTGACCTTCCTGGTCCCGCTGGCCTTCGTCAGTTGGCAGCCCGCGCTGTACCTGCTCGACTGGCCCGACCCGCTCGGCATGGCCGAGTGGCTGCGCTTCGCCTCCCCCGGCGTCGCCGTCGTGCTGTGCCTGCTGGCCGCCCTCGTCTGGCGCACCGGGCTGCGCCACTACCGATCCACCGGGAGCTGA
- a CDS encoding TetR/AcrR family transcriptional regulator, which translates to MGQTADRPAPPEPPERERDRGAQRRHGLSARGAATRRRLMAAARAEILAGDGVLEVANVADRTEVSVGLLYRYFGSKDGLVSAVVNEFYDSYDETVFTTRIDAGVGWLVTEHLRLRREIDFLCDDALGRVIIGRRLREPAAAQADAERLARQVDIAARGIARGQRGGELDTAIRPRFAAAAILGAFRELMAQALSGPAEPPREELLDVMWRTGTSLLLPAEDALP; encoded by the coding sequence ATGGGCCAGACCGCGGACCGTCCCGCACCGCCGGAGCCGCCGGAACGGGAGCGCGATCGGGGCGCGCAGCGGCGGCACGGGCTGTCGGCGCGCGGCGCCGCGACCCGCAGACGGCTGATGGCGGCCGCGCGCGCGGAGATCCTGGCCGGTGACGGCGTCCTGGAGGTGGCCAACGTGGCCGACCGCACGGAGGTCTCGGTCGGACTGCTCTACCGCTACTTCGGCAGCAAGGACGGCCTGGTCAGCGCCGTCGTCAACGAGTTCTACGACAGCTACGACGAGACCGTGTTCACCACCCGCATCGACGCCGGGGTCGGCTGGCTGGTCACCGAGCACCTCCGGCTCCGCCGCGAGATCGACTTCCTGTGCGACGACGCGCTGGGCAGGGTCATCATCGGGCGCCGACTGCGCGAGCCGGCCGCGGCCCAGGCCGACGCCGAACGCCTGGCGCGCCAGGTCGACATCGCCGCCCGCGGCATCGCGAGGGGGCAGCGCGGGGGAGAGCTGGACACCGCGATCCGGCCGCGCTTCGCCGCGGCCGCGATCCTCGGGGCCTTCCGGGAACTCATGGCCCAGGCGCTGAGCGGCCCCGCCGAACCGCCGCGCGAGGAACTGCTCGACGTCATGTGGCGCACCGGGACCAGCCTGCTGCTGCCCGCCGAGGACGCGCTCCCGTAG
- the aceA gene encoding isocitrate lyase: protein MSITGRQQEASAALQREWETDKRWADIERTYSAEDVVRLRGSVTEEHTLARRGAERLWDLLHTEDYVNSLGALTGNQAVQQVRAGLKAIYLSGWQVAADANMAGQTYPDQSLYPANSVPQVVRRINNALLRADQITWSEGDEDAPHWLAPIVADAEAGFGGVLNAFELMKGMIAAGAAGVHWEDQLASEKKCGHLGGKVLIPTGQHIKTLSAARLAADVAGVPSLVVARTDAQAATLITSDVDERDQPFITGERTGEGFYRVRNGLESCVARGLAYAPYSDLLWMETSTPDLEVARQFAERIKAEYPDQMLAYNCSPSFNWKRHLDDSTIAKFQRELGHMGYKFQFITLAGFHSLNHSMFDLAKGYAESGMSAYVELQEAEFANEAAGYTATRHQREVGTGYFDQVSTAITPDASTTALTGSTEEDQFSAAH from the coding sequence ATGAGCATCACCGGTCGTCAGCAGGAAGCCAGCGCCGCGCTCCAACGAGAGTGGGAGACCGACAAGCGCTGGGCCGACATCGAGCGCACGTACTCCGCCGAGGACGTGGTCCGGCTGCGCGGATCGGTCACCGAGGAGCACACGCTGGCCCGCCGCGGCGCCGAGCGCCTGTGGGACCTGCTGCACACCGAGGACTACGTCAACTCGCTGGGCGCCCTCACCGGCAACCAGGCCGTCCAGCAGGTCCGCGCGGGCCTGAAGGCCATCTACCTCTCCGGCTGGCAGGTCGCCGCCGATGCCAACATGGCCGGCCAGACCTACCCCGACCAGAGCCTCTACCCGGCCAACTCGGTCCCGCAGGTCGTGCGCCGCATCAACAACGCCCTGCTGCGCGCCGACCAGATCACCTGGTCCGAGGGCGACGAGGACGCGCCGCACTGGCTCGCGCCGATCGTCGCCGACGCCGAGGCCGGCTTCGGCGGCGTCCTCAACGCCTTCGAGCTGATGAAGGGCATGATCGCGGCCGGAGCGGCGGGCGTGCACTGGGAGGACCAGCTCGCCTCCGAGAAGAAGTGCGGCCACCTGGGCGGCAAGGTCCTCATCCCGACCGGCCAGCACATCAAGACGCTGAGCGCCGCGCGCCTGGCCGCCGACGTCGCCGGCGTCCCGAGCCTGGTCGTCGCGCGCACCGACGCGCAGGCCGCCACGCTCATCACCAGCGACGTCGACGAGCGCGACCAGCCGTTCATCACCGGTGAGCGCACCGGCGAGGGCTTCTACCGGGTCCGCAACGGCCTGGAGTCCTGCGTCGCCCGCGGCCTGGCCTACGCGCCCTACTCCGACCTGCTGTGGATGGAGACCTCGACGCCGGACCTGGAGGTCGCGCGCCAGTTCGCCGAGCGGATCAAGGCCGAGTACCCCGACCAGATGCTCGCCTACAACTGCTCGCCGTCGTTCAACTGGAAGCGGCACCTGGACGACTCCACCATCGCCAAGTTCCAGCGCGAGCTCGGCCACATGGGCTACAAGTTCCAGTTCATCACCCTGGCCGGCTTCCACTCGCTGAACCACTCCATGTTCGACCTGGCCAAGGGCTACGCGGAGAGCGGCATGAGCGCCTACGTCGAACTGCAGGAGGCGGAGTTCGCCAACGAGGCCGCCGGCTACACCGCCACCCGGCACCAGCGCGAGGTCGGCACCGGCTACTTCGACCAGGTCAGCACCGCGATCACGCCGGACGCCTCCACCACGGCCCTCACCGGCTCCACCGAAGAGGACCAGTTCTCAGCGGCTCACTGA
- a CDS encoding CynX/NimT family MFS transporter, with product MAGGERTGRSGDVRGPSRGGRPRRVTWLLVAGVGLAAVNLRTAITSVGPVLDEITGDLGMSGAMAGLLTTLPVLCFAAFGALTPALIRRFGEHHVLLAALLALTAGLGSRVLVQDQWLFLALSALALSGGAMGNVLLPTLVKQHFPHRVGAMTTLYTTGLALGTTMAAAGTVPITQATGGNWHVALGCYAVFGLIAAVPWIAVLRHEPPRAAAGQSLGIGRVLRTAMGWQSVVFFGTQSTIAYIMFGWFAQLLRDSGMDATTAGVALSYLTALSIPTSLVLPGLMARVRDHRGFIVFFFVCYVAGFGGLWVAPLQGVWLWATLIGIGMGTFPLALTFFAVRTRTASATAAMSAVSQSLGYLMAGTGPFLFGLLHELTGDWRAPLAMLLATALLNLGVGMLLGRPRHLEDAPAMREAAPAAGSTGAG from the coding sequence ATGGCGGGTGGGGAGAGGACTGGGAGGTCCGGGGACGTGCGTGGACCCTCTCGGGGCGGGCGTCCCCGCCGTGTGACGTGGCTGCTGGTGGCCGGTGTCGGGCTCGCGGCCGTCAACCTGCGCACCGCGATCACCAGCGTCGGTCCGGTGCTCGACGAGATCACCGGGGACCTCGGCATGTCCGGCGCGATGGCGGGGCTGCTGACCACGCTGCCCGTGCTCTGCTTCGCCGCGTTCGGAGCCCTCACCCCGGCCCTCATCCGCCGGTTCGGCGAGCACCACGTCCTGCTGGCCGCGCTGCTCGCGCTCACCGCCGGCCTGGGCAGCCGCGTCCTGGTCCAGGACCAGTGGCTCTTCCTCGCCCTGAGCGCGCTGGCGCTGTCCGGAGGAGCCATGGGCAACGTGCTGCTGCCGACCCTGGTCAAGCAGCACTTCCCGCACCGCGTCGGCGCGATGACCACCCTCTACACCACCGGACTGGCGCTGGGGACCACCATGGCGGCGGCCGGCACCGTTCCCATCACCCAGGCCACGGGCGGGAACTGGCACGTCGCCCTCGGCTGCTACGCGGTCTTCGGGCTGATCGCCGCCGTCCCGTGGATCGCGGTGCTGCGGCACGAGCCGCCCCGTGCCGCCGCGGGGCAGTCCCTGGGCATCGGCCGGGTGCTGCGCACCGCCATGGGCTGGCAGAGCGTCGTCTTCTTCGGCACCCAGTCCACGATCGCCTACATCATGTTCGGCTGGTTCGCGCAGCTGCTGCGCGACAGCGGGATGGACGCCACGACCGCGGGCGTCGCGCTGTCCTACCTGACCGCACTGTCCATCCCGACCTCGCTCGTGCTGCCGGGGCTCATGGCCAGGGTGCGCGACCACCGCGGCTTCATCGTGTTCTTCTTCGTCTGCTACGTCGCCGGATTCGGCGGCCTGTGGGTCGCTCCGCTGCAGGGCGTGTGGCTGTGGGCGACCCTGATCGGCATCGGGATGGGGACCTTCCCGCTGGCCCTCACCTTCTTCGCGGTGCGCACCCGCACCGCGTCGGCGACCGCGGCGATGTCGGCGGTCAGCCAGAGTCTCGGCTACCTGATGGCCGGAACCGGCCCTTTCCTGTTCGGCCTGCTGCACGAGCTCACCGGCGACTGGCGCGCACCGCTGGCCATGCTCCTCGCCACGGCGCTGCTCAACCTGGGCGTCGGCATGCTCCTGGGCCGCCCGCGCCACCTGGAGGACGCGCCGGCCATGCGGGAGGCCGCCCCGGCGGCCGGCTCCACGGGGGCCGGGTGA
- a CDS encoding helix-turn-helix transcriptional regulator translates to MPSDLDLVTFGQRLRHLRRARGMTLSDLGERVGRAPSQLSLLENGKREPKLSLLTSLAKALGVSVEELLSRQPPSRRAQLEIAVEEAQRDPVYHTLNLPHLKVGKRVPNDVLEHIVGLYDELKRRSAKPTATPEEARRANADLRRQMRERGNYFETIEKAAQETLDAVGYRGGALSQGLILSMVTHHGFTLRYVQDLPRSVRSVTDTRNRRLYLKRESLGMHTPRTILLQTLGHFVLGHAQPLDFADFLRQRVEANYFAAAVLIPESSAAPYLQEAKQARDLSVEDLRDVYAVSYEMAAHRFTNLASRHLDLVCHFIRNDETGIIYKAYENDGLIFPTDDTGAIEGQRMCRYWSGRQVFASPDRYSIYYQYTDKPNGTHWCVAHVDPSRERNFAITLGVPYKESRWFRGRETTHRTKSECPTGECCVRPPAELAARWEGNVWPSARAHSHVLAALPPGTFPGVDETDVYAFLERHGAE, encoded by the coding sequence TTGCCCAGTGACCTGGATCTCGTCACGTTTGGTCAGCGGCTCCGCCACCTCCGTCGTGCGCGCGGGATGACACTGTCCGATCTGGGCGAACGCGTCGGCCGTGCCCCGTCCCAGCTATCGCTGCTGGAGAACGGCAAGCGCGAGCCGAAGCTGTCCCTGCTCACCTCGCTGGCCAAGGCGCTCGGCGTCTCGGTGGAGGAGCTGCTCTCCCGCCAGCCGCCCAGCCGCCGCGCCCAGTTGGAGATCGCGGTGGAGGAGGCCCAGCGCGACCCCGTGTACCACACGCTGAACCTGCCGCACCTCAAGGTCGGCAAGCGCGTCCCCAACGACGTGCTGGAGCACATCGTCGGCCTCTACGACGAGCTCAAGCGGCGCAGCGCCAAGCCCACCGCCACCCCTGAGGAGGCCCGCCGGGCCAACGCCGACCTGCGTCGGCAGATGCGCGAGCGCGGCAACTACTTCGAGACCATCGAGAAGGCCGCCCAGGAGACCCTGGACGCCGTCGGCTACCGCGGGGGAGCGCTCTCCCAGGGGCTGATCCTGTCGATGGTCACCCACCACGGGTTCACGCTGCGCTACGTCCAGGACCTGCCGCGCTCGGTCCGCTCGGTGACCGACACCCGCAACCGGCGGCTCTACCTCAAACGCGAGTCGCTGGGCATGCACACCCCCCGCACGATCCTGCTGCAGACCCTCGGCCACTTCGTGCTCGGCCACGCCCAGCCGCTCGACTTCGCCGACTTCCTGCGCCAGCGCGTCGAGGCCAACTACTTCGCCGCGGCCGTGCTCATCCCCGAGTCCAGCGCGGCGCCCTACCTGCAGGAGGCCAAGCAGGCCCGCGACCTGTCGGTGGAGGACCTGCGCGACGTCTACGCCGTCTCCTACGAGATGGCCGCGCACCGCTTCACCAACCTGGCCAGCCGCCACCTCGACCTGGTCTGCCACTTCATCCGCAACGACGAGACCGGGATCATCTACAAGGCCTACGAGAACGACGGGCTGATCTTCCCCACCGACGACACCGGGGCGATCGAGGGCCAGCGGATGTGCCGCTACTGGTCCGGGCGCCAGGTGTTCGCCTCGCCCGACCGCTACTCGATCTACTACCAGTACACGGACAAGCCCAACGGCACCCACTGGTGCGTGGCCCACGTCGACCCCAGCCGGGAGCGCAACTTCGCGATCACGCTCGGGGTGCCCTACAAGGAGTCGCGCTGGTTCCGCGGGCGCGAGACCACCCACCGCACCAAGTCCGAGTGCCCCACCGGCGAATGCTGCGTTCGCCCGCCCGCCGAACTCGCCGCGCGCTGGGAGGGCAACGTGTGGCCGTCGGCTCGCGCCCACTCCCACGTGCTCGCGGCGCTGCCGCCCGGCACGTTCCCCGGTGTGGACGAGACCGACGTCTACGCCTTCCTGGAGCGGCACGGGGCGGAGTAG
- a CDS encoding ABC transporter permease, whose amino-acid sequence MRVHLAVFACGLRRYSTYRAATAAGVFVNVVFGLINAMVLLAVFAAQPRINGYGAADAVTQVFLAQALIGPVAVFGPPLDLGERVRSGEVAVDLLRPVHLMLWWLAHDLGRAAFNLVFRGVPTFIAGLAVFSLVLPRDPVRWAAAAAAFALAVLIGFALRYLYALLGFWLMDTRGVNAVAWLLGPACSGMLLPLVLFPDGLASVLRLLPWAALVQVPVEIFLGKDTLPGGGALGGLAHQAAWTAALLGLGALLTARATRRVVVQGG is encoded by the coding sequence GTGCGGGTCCATCTCGCGGTGTTCGCCTGCGGGCTGCGCCGTTACTCCACCTATCGCGCCGCGACCGCGGCCGGCGTGTTCGTCAATGTCGTGTTCGGCCTGATCAACGCGATGGTGCTGCTGGCGGTCTTCGCCGCCCAGCCCCGGATCAACGGCTACGGCGCCGCCGACGCCGTCACCCAGGTCTTTCTGGCCCAGGCGCTCATCGGGCCGGTCGCGGTGTTCGGGCCGCCGCTGGACCTGGGCGAGCGCGTCCGCAGCGGCGAGGTCGCCGTCGACCTGCTGCGCCCGGTGCACCTGATGCTGTGGTGGCTCGCCCACGACCTCGGGCGGGCAGCGTTCAACCTGGTCTTTCGCGGCGTCCCCACCTTCATCGCCGGGCTGGCCGTCTTCAGCCTGGTACTGCCGCGCGACCCGGTGCGCTGGGCCGCGGCGGCGGCCGCGTTCGCGCTGGCGGTGCTCATCGGCTTCGCGCTGCGCTACCTGTACGCGCTGCTGGGGTTCTGGCTGATGGACACCCGCGGCGTGAACGCGGTGGCCTGGCTGCTGGGCCCCGCCTGCTCCGGCATGCTCCTGCCGCTGGTGCTCTTCCCCGACGGGCTGGCCTCGGTGCTGCGGCTGCTGCCGTGGGCGGCCCTGGTTCAGGTGCCCGTTGAGATCTTCCTCGGCAAGGACACCCTGCCCGGCGGCGGCGCTCTGGGCGGCCTGGCCCACCAGGCCGCGTGGACGGCGGCCCTGCTCGGCCTGGGTGCGCTGCTGACCGCGCGCGCCACGCGGCGGGTGGTGGTCCAGGGTGGCTGA
- the folP gene encoding dihydropteroate synthase, with the protein MGAAARERSIGGPEPMTPSGVLRLRGRTFGPGSHAVMAVINRTPDSFYDRGATFAFDAAVRAADTAVARGADIIDVGGVKAGYGEDVPVEEEIRRTVPFVTELRRRHPGVVISVDTWRAAVGRACAAAGADLVNDTWAGADPDLARVAAEFDVGLVCSHSGGLAPRTDPHRVAYADVVADVRDTVVALAERAVSFGVGPDRILIDPTHDFGKNTYHSLLLTRRLHELVGTGWPVLVAVSNKDFIGETLDAAVTDRLAGTLAVLAVSAWQGARVFRVHDTAAARRALDAVAAMERQGRGADR; encoded by the coding sequence ATGGGCGCCGCGGCGAGGGAGCGGTCGATCGGAGGGCCGGAGCCGATGACGCCCTCGGGCGTGCTGCGCCTGCGCGGCCGCACCTTCGGCCCCGGCTCCCACGCCGTGATGGCGGTGATCAATCGGACCCCCGACTCCTTCTACGACCGGGGCGCAACCTTCGCCTTCGACGCCGCCGTGCGGGCCGCCGACACCGCTGTGGCGCGGGGCGCCGACATCATCGACGTCGGCGGCGTCAAGGCCGGCTACGGCGAGGACGTCCCGGTCGAGGAGGAGATCCGGCGCACCGTTCCGTTCGTGACGGAGCTGCGCCGGCGCCATCCCGGCGTCGTCATCTCGGTCGACACCTGGCGGGCCGCCGTGGGGCGCGCGTGTGCCGCGGCAGGCGCGGACCTGGTCAACGACACCTGGGCCGGGGCCGATCCCGACCTCGCCAGGGTGGCCGCCGAGTTCGACGTCGGCCTGGTGTGCAGCCACAGCGGAGGCCTCGCCCCGCGCACCGACCCGCACCGCGTCGCCTACGCCGACGTGGTGGCCGACGTCAGGGACACGGTGGTGGCCCTGGCCGAGCGGGCGGTCTCCTTCGGAGTCGGCCCGGACCGGATCCTGATCGACCCCACGCACGACTTCGGCAAGAACACCTATCATTCGCTGCTGCTCACCCGGCGCCTGCACGAACTGGTCGGCACCGGATGGCCGGTGCTGGTCGCGGTCTCCAACAAGGACTTCATCGGCGAGACCCTCGACGCCGCGGTCACCGACCGCCTGGCCGGGACGCTGGCCGTGCTCGCGGTGTCGGCGTGGCAGGGGGCGCGGGTGTTCCGGGTGCACGACACCGCAGCGGCCCGCCGAGCGCTGGACGCGGTGGCGGCCATGGAGCGCCAGGGCCGCGGCGCCGACCGTTGA